A portion of the Flavobacteriales bacterium genome contains these proteins:
- a CDS encoding insulinase family protein: MSYQVYIIPIIIAAIVGCSKKVTVDRSLAPVPKPAPEINIPTPASFTLENGLKVFVVENHKLPKVSFQLTVDTDPVFENDKVGLSDLTGELMAEGTASKSKDQIDREIDFIGASLYTSANGVYLSSLRKHTDKALEIASDIMMNPSFPSEQLEKKKKQMISGLKTISTNANAIADRVSRVVCYGKNHPYGEVQLKEHVERITIQDCKEYYSTYFRPNVSYLVVVGDITLAEAKAKVQKYFGSWKRQEVPEHYYEFPNKVEENRVVFVEKPGAVQSLIQVVYPLKYEIGTPDASAVKLMTGIFGGAFSSYLNANLREDKAYTYGARGGIKPDELVGKFSASASVRNEVTDSAIVEFLAEMKHIRDEKVALGDLNRIRNNTNGSFALSLEKPQTVARFALNTARYGLPEDYYQNYLSRLDQVTIEDVQAVAKKYIKPEASIILVVGNKEVLEKIKRFDADGIVEVLDMNGDPKKELKPITNGMTAEKVLEQYFFVRTDLTNMEAVHARFKNIKDITKEMEATIQGMKIQMISKQLAPNAMSMEMKMNNMLMQKQVFDGEKGVSTSMQGVKELEGEELASFAEGAVLHKELKYKELGYQLNLLGIERVLGKDAYKLEITSPSGEVSYQYFDETTGLLIYSTSTSVQGGKAVTSTTEHGDYKKVDGILFAHKITEQIGAQLIDLSITKIQLNAGLSIADFK; this comes from the coding sequence ATGAGTTATCAAGTATATATCATCCCAATTATTATTGCAGCAATTGTAGGATGTTCAAAAAAAGTAACGGTAGATAGAAGTCTTGCACCAGTGCCAAAGCCTGCGCCAGAAATTAATATCCCTACTCCTGCTTCATTTACATTAGAAAATGGATTAAAAGTTTTTGTTGTAGAAAACCATAAATTACCAAAAGTTAGTTTTCAATTGACTGTAGATACAGATCCTGTTTTCGAAAATGACAAGGTAGGGTTGAGTGATTTAACTGGAGAATTGATGGCAGAAGGAACAGCTTCTAAATCCAAAGACCAAATTGATCGTGAAATAGATTTTATAGGAGCTAGTTTATACACCTCTGCTAATGGTGTTTATTTGTCGTCGTTGAGAAAGCATACAGATAAAGCGCTAGAGATCGCGAGCGATATTATGATGAATCCATCTTTTCCATCTGAACAATTAGAGAAAAAGAAAAAACAAATGATATCAGGTTTAAAGACAATATCAACCAATGCTAACGCAATAGCTGATAGAGTAAGTCGTGTAGTTTGTTATGGAAAAAATCATCCGTATGGAGAAGTTCAATTAAAAGAACATGTTGAGCGTATAACTATTCAAGATTGTAAGGAGTATTATTCAACTTATTTTAGACCAAATGTATCTTATCTTGTCGTTGTTGGAGATATTACACTAGCAGAAGCAAAAGCGAAAGTTCAGAAATATTTTGGGAGTTGGAAGAGACAAGAAGTTCCAGAGCATTATTATGAATTTCCCAACAAGGTGGAAGAGAATAGAGTTGTGTTTGTTGAAAAACCTGGCGCTGTACAATCGTTAATTCAAGTGGTTTATCCTTTGAAGTATGAAATAGGAACTCCTGATGCTTCTGCTGTTAAATTAATGACAGGAATATTTGGAGGGGCATTTTCTAGTTATTTGAATGCCAATTTAAGAGAAGATAAAGCATATACTTATGGAGCAAGGGGAGGAATTAAGCCTGATGAATTGGTAGGGAAGTTTTCGGCTTCTGCAAGCGTAAGAAATGAAGTGACAGATAGTGCGATTGTAGAGTTTTTAGCAGAAATGAAACACATCAGAGATGAAAAAGTAGCTTTGGGTGATTTAAATAGAATTCGAAACAATACAAACGGTAGTTTTGCTCTTTCGTTGGAAAAACCTCAAACAGTAGCACGTTTTGCATTGAATACAGCTAGGTATGGTCTTCCTGAAGATTATTATCAAAATTATTTATCTCGTTTAGATCAAGTAACGATAGAGGATGTGCAAGCAGTAGCTAAAAAATATATTAAACCTGAAGCTAGTATCATTTTAGTAGTAGGAAACAAAGAGGTCTTAGAAAAGATTAAAAGGTTTGATGCTGATGGAATTGTTGAGGTTTTAGATATGAATGGAGATCCTAAAAAAGAGTTGAAGCCCATCACCAATGGAATGACAGCAGAAAAAGTCTTGGAACAATATTTCTTTGTTAGAACAGACTTAACAAATATGGAGGCTGTACATGCTCGCTTTAAGAACATAAAAGACATTACCAAAGAGATGGAAGCTACAATTCAAGGGATGAAAATTCAAATGATTTCGAAACAATTAGCTCCTAATGCGATGTCGATGGAGATGAAGATGAATAACATGTTAATGCAAAAACAGGTGTTTGATGGAGAAAAAGGCGTTTCAACTTCAATGCAAGGAGTCAAAGAGTTAGAGGGGGAAGAGTTGGCTAGTTTTGCAGAAGGCGCAGTATTACACAAGGAATTGAAGTATAAAGAGCTAGGTTATCAACTGAATTTGTTAGGTATAGAGCGCGTGTTAGGAAAAGATGCTTATAAACTAGAAATAACAAGTCCGAGTGGAGAAGTTAGCTATCAGTATTTTGATGAAACTACAGGTTTACTGATTTATAGCACTTCCACATCGGTTCAAGGAGGAAAGGCCGTTACTTCTACAACTGAGCATGGTGATTATAAAAAAGTAGACGGCATATTGTTTGCCCACAAAATAACAGAGCAAATAGGAGCGCAGTTAATTGATTTATCAATTACAAAAATCCAGTTGAATGCAGGACTTTCAATCGCTGACTTTAAATAA